One region of Polynucleobacter paneuropaeus genomic DNA includes:
- a CDS encoding LpxL/LpxP family acyltransferase, whose protein sequence is MIWLQNLFNFLALNLLRLFAFLPYQLTIRIGYGLGWLAAHIPNERAKVVKTNLRLCFPSLSESEIDAMALEHWKLFGRSVLERSRIWLGSDKQITDIVSIESEITLGDRKPRLLINPHFLGLEGGFMALSALASKHDWPRGAGLYQNMKNPFFNQKMIEWRNRFGGKSIERQSRLRDLIREIQTGNFIFIAPDIDLGPKDSVFVPFFGIPTNTITSVSRLAKLSGAEVCLMTTTLNPDRNGYTCHIGAALPNFPSDDVEKDTARLNRYIEELVRERPAEYYWVHKRFKHRPPGEPNLYS, encoded by the coding sequence ATGATTTGGCTCCAGAACTTATTCAATTTTTTAGCGCTCAATCTTTTGCGCTTATTTGCGTTCTTACCTTATCAACTGACGATTCGGATTGGTTATGGTCTCGGCTGGCTCGCAGCGCATATTCCGAATGAGCGTGCAAAAGTTGTGAAAACCAATTTGCGTTTATGTTTTCCTAGCTTGAGTGAGTCTGAAATTGATGCAATGGCTCTCGAGCATTGGAAATTATTTGGTCGCAGTGTGCTGGAGCGCAGTCGAATTTGGCTTGGAAGTGATAAGCAAATTACTGACATCGTTTCGATTGAGTCTGAAATTACATTGGGCGATCGTAAGCCTCGCCTGTTGATTAACCCTCACTTTCTTGGTTTAGAGGGAGGCTTCATGGCCTTGTCGGCTCTAGCGAGTAAGCACGACTGGCCCAGAGGTGCTGGCCTGTACCAAAATATGAAGAACCCCTTCTTCAACCAAAAAATGATTGAGTGGCGTAATCGCTTTGGGGGCAAGTCGATTGAGCGACAAAGTCGTCTACGCGATCTCATTCGGGAGATTCAAACAGGGAATTTCATTTTTATTGCGCCTGATATTGATCTTGGTCCCAAGGATTCAGTATTTGTTCCCTTCTTTGGCATTCCAACCAATACGATCACTTCTGTTTCTCGATTAGCGAAATTAAGTGGTGCTGAAGTCTGCCTAATGACAACCACCCTTAACCCTGATCGCAATGGCTACACTTGCCATATCGGCGCGGCCTTACCTAACTTCCCATCTGATGATGTGGAAAAAGATACCGCACGCTTAAATCGTTACATCGAAGAGCTTGTGAGAGAAAGGCCGGCAGAGTACTATTGGGTTCATAAGCGGTTTAAACATCGGCCGCCAGGCGAACCAAACCTCTACTCTTAG
- the ahcY gene encoding adenosylhomocysteinase, producing the protein MNTVSDFNLQDFVATRCAIADISLSDFGRKEIAIAETEMPGLIAIRDEFATQQPLRGARITGSLHMTIQTAVLIETLEALGAEVQWASCNIFSTQDHAAAAIAANGTPVFAIKGETLEQYWDFTHRIFEWADGGFTNMILDDGGDATLLLHLGARAEKDQACISHPTGEEETILFAAIKKKLAIDPTWYSTRLEKVKGVTEETTTGVHRLYQMFAKGELKFPAINVNDSVTKSKFDNLYGCRESLVDAIKRATDVMIAGKVAVVCGYGDVGKGSAQALRALSAQVWVTEVDPICALQAAMEGYRVVTMDYAADKADIFVSATGNYHVITHDHMVKMKDQAIVCNIGHFDNEIDVAGIEKYRWEEIKPQVDHVIFPATNGMPEKRIIILAKGRLVNLGCGTGHPSYVMSSSFANQVIAQIELWNAVGTDKYPVGVYTLPKHLDEKVARLQLKKLNAQLTELSDQQASYIGVTKQGPYKPDHYRY; encoded by the coding sequence ATGAATACTGTTTCTGATTTCAATCTACAAGATTTCGTAGCCACTCGTTGCGCTATTGCCGATATCTCTTTATCTGACTTTGGTCGTAAAGAAATTGCGATTGCTGAGACCGAGATGCCTGGACTCATCGCAATTCGTGATGAATTTGCTACCCAACAACCTTTGCGTGGCGCTCGCATTACTGGCTCTTTACATATGACGATTCAAACAGCCGTGCTGATCGAGACTCTCGAAGCACTCGGCGCAGAAGTGCAGTGGGCCTCTTGTAATATTTTCTCGACCCAAGATCATGCTGCTGCAGCGATTGCTGCCAATGGCACTCCGGTCTTTGCAATTAAGGGCGAGACACTTGAGCAATATTGGGATTTCACGCACCGCATCTTTGAGTGGGCTGATGGTGGATTCACCAATATGATTTTGGATGACGGCGGTGATGCTACCTTGCTCTTACATTTGGGCGCACGTGCTGAAAAAGATCAAGCTTGCATTAGTCATCCTACTGGCGAAGAAGAAACTATTCTGTTCGCTGCTATTAAAAAGAAATTGGCCATCGATCCAACCTGGTACTCAACCCGCTTGGAGAAAGTCAAAGGCGTTACAGAAGAAACAACAACAGGCGTACACCGTCTCTATCAAATGTTTGCTAAAGGCGAACTTAAGTTCCCCGCAATCAACGTAAACGACTCAGTAACTAAGAGTAAGTTCGATAATCTTTATGGTTGCCGAGAATCTTTAGTGGACGCGATTAAGCGTGCAACGGATGTGATGATTGCCGGCAAGGTTGCTGTGGTTTGTGGTTATGGCGACGTGGGTAAAGGTTCTGCACAAGCCCTGCGCGCCTTGTCTGCTCAAGTTTGGGTGACTGAGGTAGACCCCATTTGTGCTTTGCAAGCTGCCATGGAAGGTTATCGTGTTGTCACGATGGACTACGCTGCTGATAAAGCAGACATCTTTGTTTCTGCAACAGGCAACTACCATGTCATCACTCATGACCATATGGTCAAGATGAAAGATCAAGCGATCGTTTGTAATATCGGCCACTTCGATAATGAGATCGATGTTGCTGGAATTGAAAAATACCGTTGGGAAGAAATTAAGCCCCAGGTTGATCATGTGATTTTCCCTGCTACTAACGGCATGCCCGAGAAGCGCATCATCATTTTGGCTAAAGGCCGTTTGGTAAATCTGGGTTGCGGTACTGGCCATCCTTCCTATGTCATGAGCTCTTCATTTGCAAATCAAGTCATTGCACAAATTGAGTTATGGAATGCTGTTGGTACAGACAAGTACCCTGTTGGTGTTTATACCTTGCCTAAGCATCTTGATGAGAAGGTGGCACGCCTACAGTTGAAGAAGCTCAATGCACAGTTAACCGAGTTAAGTGATCAGCAAGCTTCTTATATCGGCGTCACTAAGCAAGGGCCTTATAAGCCTGATCACTATCGTTATTAA
- a CDS encoding lytic transglycosylase domain-containing protein → MRKPFQNPLSILKILFGLLILSAALLSPGAFADKPKKVNLPKSYESKLAPEEITDADRTFIELREAAKKNDVFRSQQLAAALANYPYDDYVAYFRIKPQLFDSGGGARADTGADTQVNTFLNQYQGSAIADRMRNDWLLVLGKRKDWSNFDAEYAKFIVDDDTTVKCYVLQSHLAQGENASKVAFDARSILIDPRYFGQSCQELVPLLVQAGGMTTSEGRAIGRAANEMGFDTMSRRLGGEDPIADVVKMAKTDPVRAYKDFQQIGNRYSKENQAVAWGVIGQFLAKKLDPNADDAYRLQQSLGYNELLSTESQEWKVRAGLRAKDWLLVKQAIEGMNPTVRSRDPAWTYWYGRALKAEGQDAKARESFELIQDQFNFYGQLAREELGKSNHAPARTKVSEQEIDVMANRNGFIRAQHLYAMNLRFEGNREWNWELRNMSDKQLLAAAEYGKRVNLYDRVVNTADRTKQEHDFTLRYPTPFKDDLAPIAKQIDLNLAWAYGLIRQESRFIMNASSNVGASGLMQVMPNTAKYVAKKIGMTSYTSQQLQDRNTNLTLGSNYLNMVLNDLDGSWVLASAAYNAGPGRSKQWREKLDGPVEGAIFAETIPFNETRTYVKNVLSNSSYYASVMQGQSQSLKQRLGIIAPKAATQSDLP, encoded by the coding sequence GTGAGAAAGCCGTTCCAGAATCCCCTATCAATATTGAAAATCCTCTTTGGGTTGCTAATCCTATCAGCAGCTCTGCTGAGCCCCGGTGCTTTTGCAGATAAGCCAAAGAAAGTCAATTTGCCCAAGTCCTATGAAAGCAAGTTAGCCCCAGAAGAAATCACCGACGCTGACCGTACTTTTATCGAGTTACGTGAAGCTGCTAAGAAGAATGATGTATTTAGGTCTCAGCAATTGGCTGCAGCTTTAGCAAATTATCCTTACGACGATTACGTTGCTTACTTTCGAATTAAGCCCCAATTATTTGATAGTGGAGGCGGAGCCCGCGCAGATACCGGTGCAGATACTCAAGTCAACACTTTTTTGAATCAGTATCAAGGGAGTGCGATTGCAGATCGAATGCGTAATGACTGGTTGCTCGTATTGGGCAAACGAAAAGATTGGAGCAATTTTGATGCCGAGTACGCGAAGTTTATTGTCGATGACGACACAACAGTGAAATGTTACGTACTGCAATCACATTTGGCTCAGGGCGAGAATGCAAGCAAGGTTGCCTTTGATGCGCGCAGCATTTTGATCGACCCTCGTTACTTTGGCCAATCTTGCCAAGAATTGGTGCCGCTCTTAGTTCAGGCTGGAGGAATGACTACTAGCGAGGGAAGGGCGATTGGGCGTGCTGCTAATGAAATGGGCTTTGATACGATGTCGCGTCGCTTGGGTGGTGAAGATCCTATTGCTGATGTAGTGAAGATGGCTAAAACAGACCCTGTAAGAGCCTATAAAGATTTTCAGCAAATTGGTAACCGTTACAGTAAAGAAAATCAGGCAGTGGCTTGGGGGGTGATTGGCCAATTTTTGGCTAAGAAACTGGACCCTAATGCCGATGATGCGTATCGACTTCAGCAGTCCTTGGGCTATAACGAACTTCTTTCTACCGAGAGCCAAGAATGGAAAGTGCGTGCCGGCCTTAGAGCGAAGGATTGGCTTTTAGTAAAGCAAGCCATCGAGGGTATGAATCCAACGGTACGTAGTCGCGATCCGGCTTGGACCTATTGGTATGGTCGGGCGCTTAAGGCAGAAGGTCAAGATGCTAAAGCCCGCGAATCCTTTGAGCTAATTCAGGATCAATTTAATTTTTACGGACAACTTGCCCGCGAAGAGTTAGGAAAATCAAATCATGCGCCAGCCCGGACAAAAGTGTCTGAGCAAGAAATTGATGTGATGGCAAATCGTAATGGTTTTATTCGTGCACAACATCTTTATGCAATGAACCTGCGATTTGAGGGCAACCGAGAGTGGAATTGGGAGTTGCGCAATATGTCTGATAAGCAGCTATTGGCAGCTGCTGAGTATGGGAAACGCGTGAATTTATATGATCGCGTTGTGAATACCGCTGATCGAACCAAGCAAGAACATGATTTCACCTTGCGCTACCCAACTCCCTTTAAAGATGATTTAGCACCGATTGCTAAACAGATTGATTTGAATTTGGCTTGGGCATACGGACTCATTCGTCAAGAATCTCGTTTCATTATGAATGCTTCATCGAATGTCGGCGCCTCTGGCCTGATGCAAGTGATGCCAAATACTGCTAAGTATGTTGCCAAGAAGATCGGGATGACTTCATATACCAGCCAACAGCTCCAAGATAGAAATACTAACTTAACGCTTGGTAGCAATTACCTCAATATGGTTCTCAATGATTTGGATGGTTCGTGGGTTCTGGCCTCAGCTGCCTATAATGCCGGGCCCGGCCGCTCCAAGCAGTGGCGTGAGAAATTGGATGGACCGGTTGAGGGCGCCATCTTTGCTGAGACCATTCCTTTTAATGAGACGCGCACCTATGTCAAGAATGTGCTATCTAATTCCAGTTATTACGCATCTGTCATGCAAGGACAGTCACAATCCTTAAAACAGCGTTTGGGCATTATTGCTCCGAAAGCTGCAACGCAAAGCGATTTACCTTAA
- a CDS encoding 5-formyltetrahydrofolate cyclo-ligase, whose translation MLDMHGNSTKSLRQDLLKQRSEFMASPDYAQTEERLIEVLNQFLINQGQALNTIALYCPIQNEIDLRPTLLDWAKGQTHRQLALPFAKEDKHLDFYLWQEGDVLSPSKHGVPEPTPSNLQRPKILPDCIFLPCVGWSESENKKRYWRLGYGGGYFDRTLALLKKLGHQPICIGIGFEWQKLDGAKWSAQPHDEALTYMLTESGLRP comes from the coding sequence ATGCTTGATATGCACGGTAATTCAACAAAATCTCTTCGCCAAGACTTGCTCAAGCAACGCAGTGAGTTTATGGCATCGCCAGACTATGCTCAAACCGAGGAGAGGCTTATTGAGGTATTGAATCAATTTTTGATCAATCAAGGCCAAGCCCTTAATACAATCGCCTTGTATTGCCCTATTCAAAATGAAATTGATTTACGACCCACCCTATTAGACTGGGCTAAAGGCCAAACCCATCGACAGCTAGCGCTGCCTTTTGCAAAAGAAGATAAGCATTTAGATTTTTATCTTTGGCAAGAGGGTGACGTTTTAAGTCCCAGCAAGCATGGTGTTCCAGAGCCGACCCCTAGCAACCTTCAGAGACCCAAAATACTGCCTGACTGTATTTTTCTGCCCTGTGTTGGATGGTCGGAGTCGGAGAACAAGAAGCGGTACTGGAGACTGGGCTATGGTGGCGGTTATTTTGATAGAACCTTAGCTCTCCTAAAAAAGCTTGGGCACCAACCTATATGCATTGGTATTGGCTTTGAGTGGCAAAAACTAGATGGTGCCAAGTGGTCTGCGCAGCCCCATGACGAAGCCTTGACCTACATGCTGACTGAGTCGGGCTTAAGACCCTAG
- a CDS encoding lysophospholipid acyltransferase family protein, with amino-acid sequence MQKLLIKPILVLIAALPLCIVQIIGACLGLLAYIGSSSYRELFRSQYDAVITSHRLQSRLWSAVMASGQLFSDSLWIWRNPKQALGLVEIQNWELVEAAINEGHGLVMLTPHLGGFEIIPRVLAQHFPATILYRPSRQNWLNSIVEEGRAYPNMHFVPTNLNGVRQMTRALSKGEAIGILPDQVPSGGDGVWVPFFGRPAYTSPLPARLANRNKTPVIMFTAKRKNLGQGWLMQATRLAPFSENANLAATEMNQAIEHAILKAPEQFIWAYNRYKHPAGAELPPSQ; translated from the coding sequence GTGCAAAAACTCCTAATAAAGCCCATTCTTGTTTTGATTGCTGCGCTGCCCTTATGCATTGTGCAAATCATTGGCGCCTGTTTGGGTCTTTTAGCTTATATCGGATCGAGTAGCTATCGTGAACTCTTTCGTTCCCAATACGATGCAGTTATTACAAGCCATCGACTTCAATCTCGACTATGGAGTGCTGTCATGGCATCAGGTCAACTCTTCTCAGACAGTTTATGGATTTGGCGCAATCCCAAACAAGCGCTTGGCCTAGTAGAAATTCAAAATTGGGAGTTGGTCGAGGCTGCTATTAACGAAGGACATGGGCTTGTGATGTTGACACCTCACCTAGGTGGCTTTGAAATCATTCCACGCGTCCTTGCTCAGCACTTCCCTGCCACCATCTTATATCGACCATCAAGACAGAATTGGCTCAATAGTATTGTTGAAGAAGGCCGCGCTTATCCCAATATGCATTTTGTGCCGACCAATTTAAATGGCGTCAGGCAAATGACTCGCGCCTTAAGTAAAGGCGAAGCCATTGGCATTCTGCCTGATCAAGTTCCCAGTGGGGGCGATGGTGTTTGGGTACCTTTCTTTGGTCGTCCCGCCTACACCTCACCCTTGCCAGCGCGCCTTGCCAATCGCAACAAGACTCCAGTCATCATGTTTACTGCTAAGCGCAAAAATCTAGGGCAAGGCTGGTTAATGCAGGCAACGCGTCTAGCCCCTTTTTCAGAAAATGCAAATCTAGCTGCCACTGAAATGAATCAGGCTATTGAACATGCGATCCTTAAAGCACCAGAACAGTTTATCTGGGCATATAACCGCTACAAGCATCCAGCTGGTGCAGAGCTGCCTCCAAGCCAATAA
- the metF gene encoding methylenetetrahydrofolate reductase [NAD(P)H]: MELSVEFFPPKTPEGENKLRLVRERLSEVLKPAFYSVTFGAGGSTQSGTLKVVSEIHAAGAMVAPHLSCVGSSRESVCQMLKQYQSLGIKRIVALRGDLPSGMGQYGEFHHANELVEFIRSETGDWFHIDVAAYPETHPQAKSPASDIDFFVQKMKAGANSAVTQYFYNTDAYFRFVDEAYEMGVTQPVIAGIMPITNSTQLLRFSDACGAEIPRWIRLRLQSYGDDVASIRAFGEEVVTDLCDQLLTAGAPGLHFYSLNQADAVLAIADNLSLGS; this comes from the coding sequence ATGGAACTGAGCGTTGAATTCTTTCCTCCTAAAACACCAGAAGGTGAGAACAAATTACGCCTTGTACGCGAGCGCTTGAGTGAAGTACTCAAGCCCGCGTTTTATTCCGTTACCTTTGGCGCTGGTGGTTCTACGCAATCTGGCACCTTGAAAGTGGTGAGCGAGATTCATGCCGCCGGTGCAATGGTTGCTCCGCACTTATCTTGTGTAGGTAGTTCACGTGAGAGTGTGTGTCAAATGCTTAAGCAGTATCAATCCTTAGGCATTAAGCGCATCGTTGCTCTGCGCGGAGATCTTCCCTCTGGCATGGGCCAATACGGCGAGTTTCATCATGCTAATGAGTTGGTGGAATTTATTCGTTCTGAGACGGGTGACTGGTTTCATATCGATGTCGCCGCTTATCCAGAGACTCATCCTCAAGCGAAATCACCAGCCAGTGACATTGACTTTTTTGTTCAGAAAATGAAGGCAGGCGCGAATTCAGCTGTCACTCAGTATTTTTACAATACCGATGCCTACTTTCGTTTTGTAGATGAAGCTTACGAAATGGGCGTTACTCAGCCAGTGATTGCCGGAATTATGCCGATCACTAACAGTACTCAACTACTGCGTTTTTCTGATGCTTGTGGTGCTGAGATTCCACGCTGGATTCGTTTGCGCTTGCAGTCTTATGGAGATGACGTCGCCTCGATTCGGGCCTTTGGTGAAGAGGTTGTCACTGATCTGTGTGATCAGCTGTTAACAGCTGGTGCTCCTGGCCTACATTTCTATTCCTTAAATCAAGCAGACGCCGTTTTGGCTATTGCCGATAACCTCAGTCTAGGGTCTTAA
- the metK gene encoding methionine adenosyltransferase, with protein MANDYFFTSESVSEGHPDKVSDQISDAILDAILTQDPTARVAAETLCNTGLVVLAGEITTNANVDYIQVARNTLREIGYDNTAYGIDYKGCAVLVAYDKQSPDIAQGVDKAHDDGLDQGAGDQGLMFGYACDETAELMPLPIHLSHRLVERQSQLRRDGRLNWLRPDAKSQVTLRYVDGKPDSIDTVVLSTQHAEDISLEKLREAVIEEIIKPVLPKHLVKGAIKYLVNPTGRFVIGGPQGDCGLTGRKIIVDTYGGAAPHGGGAFSGKDPSKVDRSAAYAGRYVAKNVVAAGLATKCLIQISYAIGVAKPTSVMVSTFGTGKISDEKIAQLVSEHFDLRPKGIVKMLNLLRPIYRKTAAYGHFGREEPEFTWEQCDKAPALKAAAGL; from the coding sequence ATGGCTAACGATTACTTCTTTACCTCAGAATCCGTTTCTGAAGGTCACCCCGATAAAGTCTCTGATCAGATCTCTGATGCCATCCTAGATGCCATCCTGACTCAAGATCCAACTGCACGTGTTGCAGCTGAAACACTTTGTAATACTGGATTAGTGGTACTGGCTGGTGAAATCACCACTAACGCCAATGTGGATTACATTCAGGTAGCCCGCAATACCTTGCGTGAAATCGGTTATGACAATACGGCTTATGGCATTGATTACAAAGGCTGTGCAGTCTTGGTAGCCTATGACAAGCAAAGCCCGGATATTGCTCAAGGCGTTGATAAGGCCCATGATGATGGTCTCGATCAAGGCGCTGGTGACCAAGGCTTGATGTTCGGATACGCTTGTGATGAAACTGCCGAGTTAATGCCTTTGCCCATTCATTTATCGCATCGTTTAGTAGAGCGTCAATCTCAATTACGTCGTGACGGCCGTTTGAATTGGTTGCGTCCAGATGCCAAATCCCAAGTGACTCTGCGCTATGTCGATGGCAAACCCGACTCTATTGATACTGTCGTACTTTCTACTCAACATGCTGAAGACATCTCTCTAGAGAAATTGCGTGAAGCCGTGATTGAAGAAATCATTAAACCCGTATTGCCAAAGCACTTAGTAAAAGGTGCCATTAAGTATCTCGTGAATCCCACTGGCCGCTTTGTTATTGGTGGCCCACAGGGCGACTGTGGCTTGACTGGGCGCAAAATTATTGTGGATACCTACGGTGGCGCAGCGCCTCACGGTGGCGGCGCTTTCTCTGGCAAAGATCCCTCTAAGGTTGACCGTTCGGCTGCTTATGCAGGTCGATATGTTGCTAAGAACGTCGTTGCTGCTGGATTGGCTACCAAATGCTTGATTCAGATCTCTTATGCGATTGGTGTGGCTAAGCCTACTTCAGTGATGGTGAGCACCTTTGGAACTGGCAAAATCTCGGATGAGAAGATTGCACAGCTTGTTTCTGAGCACTTTGATTTGCGTCCCAAGGGCATTGTGAAGATGCTCAATCTATTGCGTCCGATCTATCGCAAAACAGCTGCTTACGGCCATTTTGGTCGTGAAGAGCCTGAATTTACTTGGGAGCAATGTGACAAAGCCCCCGCATTAAAGGCTGCAGCAGGTTTATAA